A window of the Isosphaera pallida ATCC 43644 genome harbors these coding sequences:
- a CDS encoding NAD-dependent epimerase/dehydratase family protein codes for MPRTLVTGAAGFIGGYVVEELLRRGHEVVGLDNYSKYGPVSHRFDTDPRYRFVQGDAKDVELVKQLVVDCDHFIAGAAIIGGIALFHQRAYDLMAENERIAAAAFDAAIAAHDQGRGRLVKITVVSSSMVYERAEVFPTPEGHQRECPPPLSTYGFQKLALEYFAQGAWEQYRLPYTIVRPFNCVGLGEKRAVGDYDVTSGDIKLAMSHVVPDLCQKVLKGQDPLRILGDGHQVRHYTHGSDLARGIVLAVESPAALNEDFNLSTDRSTTVLELAQLIWRKVKGPDVPFRYESDPPFTYDVQQRIPDVSKARRLLGFEAKIELEDMLDELIPWIRRQIEVGGI; via the coding sequence ATGCCCCGCACCCTAGTCACCGGCGCGGCTGGATTCATTGGCGGCTACGTGGTCGAAGAGTTGCTTCGCCGCGGCCACGAGGTCGTCGGTTTGGACAATTATTCCAAATACGGCCCGGTGAGTCACCGGTTTGACACCGATCCGCGTTATCGATTCGTCCAGGGCGACGCTAAAGACGTCGAGCTGGTCAAGCAGCTGGTGGTCGATTGCGACCATTTCATTGCCGGGGCGGCGATCATCGGCGGTATCGCCCTGTTTCACCAGCGGGCCTACGACCTGATGGCCGAAAATGAGCGGATCGCTGCGGCCGCCTTCGACGCGGCGATCGCCGCCCACGACCAGGGCCGCGGACGTCTGGTCAAGATCACCGTGGTTTCCTCCTCGATGGTTTACGAACGGGCCGAAGTCTTCCCTACTCCCGAAGGCCACCAACGGGAATGTCCTCCCCCTTTGTCCACCTACGGCTTCCAAAAGCTAGCGCTGGAGTATTTCGCCCAAGGCGCGTGGGAGCAGTACCGCCTGCCTTACACGATTGTGCGACCGTTCAATTGCGTCGGTTTGGGCGAAAAACGAGCCGTTGGTGACTATGACGTGACGTCCGGCGACATCAAGCTCGCCATGAGTCATGTGGTGCCGGATTTGTGTCAAAAGGTACTGAAAGGGCAGGACCCCTTACGCATTCTTGGGGATGGTCATCAGGTTCGGCACTATACCCACGGCTCCGACCTGGCGCGGGGGATCGTCCTGGCGGTCGAATCGCCCGCTGCGTTGAATGAGGATTTTAACCTCTCCACGGATCGTTCGACCACCGTGCTGGAACTGGCCCAACTCATCTGGCGCAAGGTCAAAGGCCCGGATGTCCCCTTCCGCTATGAATCTGACCCCCCTTTCACCTATGACGTTCAGCAGCGGATCCCCGACGTCTCCAAGGCGCGACGTTTGCTGGGTTTTGAGGCCAAAATCGAGTTGGAGGACATGCTCGACGAACTCATCCCCTGGATTCGCCGCCAAATCGAGGTCGGGGGAATCTGA